From the Aptenodytes patagonicus chromosome 25, bAptPat1.pri.cur, whole genome shotgun sequence genome, the window CTCAGGCAGACAAGTACTTCCAGGTGCTGACGAAGGCGGTGGGGATGAGGGAATAAGGCACTGTCGTGACGCTGCTCCAGGTGTCGGACGATGGGTCGTAACAGTCCAGCGTTTTGCAGCGCTGAGCCCCGCAGTAGCCCCCCACCACGTACAGTCTGTTACCCGACGTAACAGCACGGCAGCTGATGCGCTTAGCGGTGACGTCCCCAAATTTGGACCACTGGTAGGTGTCACTGTGGAAGCGGTAAGCGGAGCTGGCGGAGAACTCCGTGTCCCCCCCGATGACAATGATGTGGCTGCCCACCACGGCGGCGGCCGTGTAccgccagggctgggggcagctggcgGGCACCGTCCAGCGGTTCTGGCAGGGGTCAAAGCACTGCACCTTGGGCAGCTTCTCCTGGTTGGCGCTGGTGCCACCGAAAACAAACAGCTTCATCTTGGCTCCCACCACGGCGGCGTTGCTTACGCCTTCTCGGAGAGGGGCCACCAAGGACCATTTGTCCAGCTGTGGGTCGTAGTGTTCGACTTGCTTGAGAGAgacggagggagaggccgggaaGGCACCGCTCACTGCTGTGTGACCCCCCACCACGTACAGACAGTGGTCCAGCTCAGCGGAGCCGTGGCCAAACCGCGCCACCAGCATGGGAGCAGCTTTTGCCCACTCGTCGTGGAGGGTGTCGTAAACCCAGACGTCTTTGGAAGCGCCGTTCTCAGAGCCTTTGCCGCCAGTGATGTACACTTTGCACCCGATAGCGCAGGCACTGCACTCTTTACGAGGGCTTGGGATGTCGGCACGAGGAATGATCTCGCTGGTTTTATGATCCAGCATATAAATCTTGTCGCACATGAAGGTCTGGCCACCGAGCAGCAGCAGGGCCTGGCTGACCTTGCGGGGTCGGGCACAGCACCCTGTCACAAGGCCGTCGTTTTGCAGGATTTTCATTTTGCATCGTACGGCGTCGGCCACGATCTCCTCCCCCAGCTTGTGGCTGGTCACCAGCTTCTCGCAGGCCACTTGCTTCCGCAGGTAGGACTCAGGCAGGAGGGCCAGGCGGACGGAGCGCAGCAGCTCTGGCAGAACTTCATGGCGTCGGGGCAAATCGTACCGGATCCAACCTATAACAGCTTCGTAGACCAGCGTCTCATCCTCTACCTCCAGCTCTTCACTctccaccagctccagcagcttgTCTTTGGGCAGTCGGAGGAAGTCTTCGGTCTTGCAGAGCGAGGTGAAGTTGGCCAACGCCATCCTCCAGGACAGCTCCAGCAGCCGCTCGCAGCAGTGGGCATCGGACAGCAGCAGCATGTTCAAGCAATTCCCAGGGTAGAGATTCTTCTCCAGAAAGTCGGCCGAAGCATCCCGAATATCCTGAAACTGCAACATGTCCCCAGCCTCCAGCAAGGACTCCGCGTTCTCCTCGTTAATCAGCACCCGGGCCGAGTAGGCGtagtccagcagcagctccagcacctcGGGGTGGAGGGAGTCGTGGAAGTTGACTTCGGCGTCTCTGCTCTCTTTCAGGCCCCCGCTGAACATAGCGTCGAAGTAGCGGCTGCAGGAGGCCAGGACGGCCCGGTGGCAGTGGAAGGCCTGGTTCCCCGCCCGCAGCACCACGTCGGTGAAGAGGTGCCGCTTGCGGAGCAGGTTGAGGTGGGTGAGGAGGCTGTCGGCGTGGCCCGGTTTGTGGAAGAGGTGGATGTTCATGGAGCCGGAGCTCGAGCGGGATTTCCGGTTCTCGTGGCTGCTGACGGACATGGTGGGGAGGCCGCTCTGCGAGGGAAAAACCGGGGAGTCAGCAGGGAAAGCCCGGCAGCGCCGTCACCGGGGCCCGGGACCGGCGGGGGGTGCAGCTGGGGCCGCACCGGAGGGCTGCGGAGGGAGCACGGCGCCCGGGCCGGCAAGGGGAGCTCGGAAGGGGAGTCCCACGGCGGTGGGAGCACGGCGCCCGGGCCGGCAAGGGGAGCTCGGAGGGACCGTCCCGCAGCGGCGGGGCTCACCCGGCGCAGACCGAAGCGGGGAACCGGGCGGTCCCGGACCAAACACCGGGCCTCGCGTAGTACcggggacgacgacgacgacgacgtgCGCTCCCCGGTGCTGCCCGCGCCCACCCCGCCCCGCGGTCCCGCACCTCGCTCCGGGGCCGCCGCGCTCGCCGCTCGCCGCCCGCTctgccgccgcgccccgccgccgccgcgtggccgccccgccgccggctccggctccgccCCCTCCCCCGACCGGCGCGGCGGACCCACCAATCAGCGGCCGCGGCGCCCTCCGCTCGCTCTTCGTGAatgggagccggggccgggcgtGCGCGCGCGCGCCGCCCCTTAACCCCTtcccgcccgcccggcggcggcgcgtcCGCGTCGTTCCGGCCTCCGCCTCGCAgcgctgctcccccccccccggccccggccccggccccggccccggccccggccccggccccggccccggccccggccccggccccggcgaggAGCCGCTCTCCCGGGGCAGGAGCACCGCCGCCTCCCGCAGCGAGGCttgggcagcagctggcagccgAAAAGGGGAGGGTGCGGCAGCTCCGAGGCTCGCAAAGGCCGGCTGGAGCTTTGGCcgcggagccgccccgccgcAACGGGGCCCTAAAAGCAGGAGCCGGGGCTCCCGAGTTGGAATCAGCGGCTCGGCTGCTAACGGCCCGGAGGATCTCGGCTTGCTGACAAAGGGAGGTCACGGCCGGAACAAACCATCCCCGCTCAGCAAATGTTTTCCTGCGTGGGGCAATGCAGGAGCCGAGTTGGGCTGATGGCCGcagcagaaaagagaaggaaccaccaccacccacaacaacaacaacaaaaaagcaggttTTGGGAGGAATCGGGTCTGCCCGCGCAAGGTCTTGCGCTAAAAAAGAGCCAGTGCTGCCCTGGACAGTCAGCAGCAGCCGCTACAGGTGCTTAAATACTACGTGTCATTGGGGACCGAAACCACTCTACAGAAAACACGACTTTCAGAAATTCCGAGTTACCAGATTTTGCTTTCTCGTTGGACGTTTCAGTTTGTCCTGCGCTTCACCGGCTGCAATTTAAAATTGCTCGATGAGGGAGCGGATAAAGCAAACGCACTTAGACCAGTTTATAGCACCCTTTCTCTACAGTCAAATTAAAAGCGTGGTTTAGAGTTTTACTGATTTGGCATCAGAGGGGTGTGtatttggggttgggtttttttttttcaatcgcTATAGCTACACCTTGTCCCACGCTAAGCAGGAGAGCGCGTGCTGAAGGAAGGGTTTAACGAGGTTAAGAATACGAAGAGGCAGAATCtgatttcttattaaaaaacacCGAACCGCAGCAGGAGCCACCGCAGCTGGTGACAGGACTGGGTGGTAGctacaagtctgatgaggagcggctgagggaactggggttgttcagcctggagaaaaggaggctgaggggagacctcatcgctctctacaaccacctgaaaggaggttgtagcgaggggggtgtcggtctcttctcccaaggaacaagcgataggacgagaggaaatggcctcaagttgtgccaggggaggtttagactggatattaggaaaagtttcttcaccaaaagggttgtcgggcattggaacaggctgcccagggcagtggttgagtccccatccctggaggtatttaaaagacgtgtagatgaagcacttagggacatggtttagtgggtggtggtggtgggtcgacggttggactcgatgatcttagaggtcttttccaacctcaatgattctatgattctacagctGTCCCTAAGCAGCAGGACCCGGCTGCTCCGCCTGTTCGGGCACAAAACCAGCAGCGCgactagagaaaaaaaaccaagagtcTCTTCCAGATGACGCTTGCCCGCATTCCGAATTGTGCCGAAACCTGTAAATCCGACACCAAGTCCCGAGCGCAGGCAGGAAGGCGCCCTCTGTGACAGACCCGGCCCTTCGCGGGGTGAAGGTCCGGATAAACAGCAAGGACGGGGCGAAGGGATACAGAGCATCAAGGCCTCGCTCTGCTCTTTGAACGCAGGCAGGAGGTAGGTCCCCACGTCCGtgccaaaaacaacaacaacaacagaggTCAAACCTCCTGGAAAGGCGGTCGGTGCCGTACCGCCTTGCAGAGAGCACAAGCGCCACGCAGGCTAAGCAGAACTGTCTACAAGCGCTGCGTCTCGATGACGGTTAGTCAGGTGCTCTGAATTATTTCGGGAGAAGGAAGGCTGGTAACAGACGGGCTGCCGCAGCCGACGCAGCGCAAACGTTTTCTGTCGCCTAGGCACTGTTTGGAGCTTTCTAGAACCAGATAAAGACCATTTGCCCAGTTATCAGAAGGAATCATCGCTCAAGGCCACCTTTGAAGCATTTGTCTCGTTTATTAGTGGCACCGCCCAGAAATATAACTCTAAAACTCATCTTGGCATTGCTTTGATTGCTCCTTTGAAAGGCGAGTAACAAATccgctgcctttttttttttttttaaaaaagaaaaaaaaagtccgtTGGCTGCTGCCAGAGCCTGGTGGAAGAGCTCCACCCGGCGGCACTTCGCAaaggcacagctggaggctcAGCGCTTGCTTCTGGTTTAACCGGGAAGTCTCCCATTTCCCATATTTCTCCTTAAATGCGCAATACAGACCAGAAGAAAGCTCGGCCAGGCACCGCTTACAGTTGCTATTTCCTTCTAAAGAAACACATCCGTCACAAACAAAATAACCCGACAACCTCCCTCAGCCCCTTGCTCCTCTTTGCGCTTGCGGCATCTGCCCCGGGCTCAAACACCAGAACATCTGACGGAGAAACTTCCACGCTACCCGTCACCTCCCTGGTTCAGACGAGGCACCAAGCGCTGAGCCTGGAGCTCGAACTCGCAGGATGCGTCCCTTAGAAGTTTTGCGTGACAGAACCGTGGCCATTTCTCCGCCTAACGCTGACTTTTTAAGTGACAGCGAAGACTGGAGGGTTGCAGTTGTCTTTTGGGACAtgggaaggaaggatggaagtgacgttttttcccctctattttacCAATCCCAGGAGATTTCTTGATTTTCAGAGGATTCGCCTGAAAGATTTCTCTGATGAAGAGCGATAAAAACTGTTAACCGCAAACAATCCTCTCTGTAATAGACATCTTGACTACAGTCCCAATTACAGGATGCGTGGAATTACAATCATCGACACCCAGGAAAGTTAAAATACACCCTGCCTCACTAAAGGCATTTTTACCATGTAAAAATTGGGCCCCTGAAGCTTAATTGTGGTTTATACAGCTTCAGAATTTCCTCCTCTAGATGCTTGGTAGATACCAATCAGGGAAGATACGGTCCCCAGGAGACCTACTAACCACAGAGGAAAGCGTCCAGCCCAAAGGAACCCCGGAGGCAGCCAGTGGATTGCATTGGAGAGATCTGCCAGGTCTGCGAGGATGCTCAAAACTTCAGCCTTCACTCGGGCTTTCACTTCCCTTCGACTCGGAGGCGGAGATGTACTGCTGGAAGCAAAAGTAACATTCGCGATAGCGACATTACGTAATGTAATAATAATCAGCGATAGCTCACAAATGAGAACAGATGTATTTGGGTTAAATTAGCTGTATAGCCAGGGAGGGAAATCATACCACTTGTGCTGCCTCAGCTTTCTTCTTAACTGGAACAAGATTCTCAGGGATCTGAAAACAAGACAACAGAGTCATTTCTCCTACAGCATCAAAGGGGAgggttgctttttcttcctctagcGTTAACGGCGAGAAGGAAGAGCACCCTTCTGCAGCCGAGAGGGTCCTTCGTTTTAGCCCGATTACGGGGAACACGGTTCATTCCCTGTCCGTCTCCTTCCCACCGCAGACTGCGGCAGCCCAGCCAGCCTTACCGCAGGAtgcccaggagcagggaggaggccCAGAGCGCCGTGCTCAGAGTCCACCACTTCTGAGAGCCGACGCGGACGATGCCGGCGTCAGCCGCCCACGCGACGTGCTCGCAGGGGTAGTAGAGCTGGTTGGCCAGGTTGCAGAGCACCGACAGCCCCCGCACCAGGACGTCCTCGTCCTGCGGGGAGCAGGGGGGACACGCCTTGACACCTGCGGCGTGGCCGGGGAGGCTGCCGGTGCGCCCCGTGCCCCGCGCTCACCTTGGGGCCCAGCCCGTAGCCGCAGCTGTAGCCGAGCATGGCGAAGTCGTCGAAGAGGCGCAGGGCCGTGCGGCAGGCGCTCAGCTGGGCCGACACGGCCAGGAGGCTCCCGGGCAGCCCGGATGGCGGAACCTGCGGCCCGGCCAGCGCCCCGCCCGCCAGCTGACAGCCATAGCAGAGCGCACGGACCTGCGGAGGCACAGCCCGGTGAGGGGCCCGGCCGTACCGGCGGGacggggccccgccgcgccgctcccgccaCTCACCACCCGGTCGCGGCCTCGGTAGGTTTCCAGCACGGCGACCAGGCCGCTGAGCGCGCCCGCCGCCATGGCAACGCTTCCGGGATGTGACGTCACGGGGCGGGGCCCCCGCGGCCCGCCTGGAGCTTGGCGCGGGGCTCGCCGGGAAGGCGGCGGAGCCGTCGCCGTGGCGACGCGGCCCGGTGGCTGCCGAAGCCCGGCCGCGGCCTCCTCGGCGATGGCGGCCAGCGCGGTGCCGGCGATCCCAGCCCCCCTCACGGGCATTCCCTTCCTGAAGGCGTCCCACGTCCGGCTGGGGGCTGAGCGCTGGGCGCCGGGAAGCGCCCGTCGGCCATTTTCTCACAGCCAGTTCCCCCCTTTCTGGGGGGTTTGCAggccggcgccggccccgccgccccgcagcggGCGGGTGCTGAGCCCGGCTGGGGCTGACGGCGGGGAAACCTGCTCGGAAACTCGCCTGGCGTTTCCAGAGAGGCCCCTGCAGCCGGTGGCCCCGGTTGTTGCACCGGAGTCGCGCATCCGCATGCACGCAGATCCCCGCATCCGCGTCCTCGCCTCAGCGACGAGGGATAGCTTCCCCTGTCCCCGCACCCCCCTTCAGAGACCCCCCCTGCCCGCAGCCGAGAAATGGAAGGATAATATTCCTTGCggagacagagagaaaataaggCTCCCTCCCTCCGTCTACAGCTTCTCGTACCCAGCACGTGAGATCCAGCCCACTGCCAGGCCATGGCACTCGCACAGGGGTGAGCTGTTTTACAGACCCCTCTGTCCCCAACAGACCTTCCCCGCAGTCCCCGGTGCTGCGCAGGCTTCCTGGGCGCCGGGGGGGTTCGGTGGCTTGGCTCGGAGTCATGCTGCGAGCAACCATAGCTGTTAGAACTATTTGGatgttttgctttccctttttataGCGGAGTAAATCAATCTGATGCTCATAAACCAGGTTCAGAGCACTAACCAGAGCCACTCGCCAGCCAAGCTTTTGCTGCGCAGCCTTTCCAGCTGTCTTCTACGCTTGCTGCATCCCCAGGTGCCGCAGTTTTCACACCAGAGCTGCATCGCTTCTGATGCACCGCATCCATGTTCTGCAGTGCTGCGGCTGCCCTTACTGCAATCTGGTGTCAGTTGCTTTGCCGTTTCATTATACGAAATAGATTCGGTAGTACTAAAATGCTAAAAGAGCAGCTGCCTCGAGATTGCAGCTTCAATATCATTAATATTGCCTTACAAGGGTAAACAGAGCATTTTTAGAAATAACACCATTCATTTCCCCCTCTGGCTGTTTGGCAGGATACGTTCCCACTATTAAAGGGGATGGACAGTCCTATTACAACACTTCTTATCAAGCACAGTTTAAGGGTGAATGGAGTCCACCTGCAAAGCCAAGTGAAAAGGTAACAGCAGGCTTTTGGGGAGGACCGAGATACAGTTAAAGGGCAGCACGTTCCCATGTTGAGTTCTGTCCTGAAAGGGGTGGGACCTGTGCAAGTGAAAACCAGATGGAtggaaggacagagaggggaAACAAAGGGACTGTGCTTTACGTGGCTGTTCTGTAGCTCTCTTGGCTTCCCTTCAGCACGTGTCTCCTATTAAATTTGGGGATCCCAGAAGCAGTGGATCTGTGAGCGAGAAGAAACATGCCTACAGTGCCCCAGACAAGAGGACACACAGGTATCAGCAGGAGAACCTGATGGGCATCCCCAGGAACTGCTCGTTCCGATGAACATTGCTAGTTAAGCAGCTCATATCTGCTATCGTGCAGAGTCTATGACAAGGAACGTGCTGCCTCCCAGATCCACCGCACCAACCTGCAGCTGGGGGATGGTTGCACCAGGTTCTCCACCTCGACGTCAGAGCTCTTCCCAGTACACAGTCTAGGTAGGGTAAATCTGTGACGAGGGGCAACGTGTACAGACCACTACTGGGGTTTATAACAAGCTGAACGGTAGGTTTTATCACTTGGGTTTAATGGTATAATTATAGATAAAGATTTAATGCATTCATATGtatatcattttatatttttaattttttatagttTTCATGTACTCAGCATCAGTGTCGTCACTGTGAGGCTCAGTTTCATCCTCACTCACTTCCCTGGCAGGTTAAATAGCTCTATTCATTCCTGTGCTTTATTGCATGAGGAGAAGCTACTGTAGCTATAAATTGTTCAGAGACTGGAGTGCTCCGACATCCTTCACTCTTGCTTTTGCCAGAGCCTGTAACTACTGCCCGTCCAAACAAATACGCCTCATCCATCCCCAGAGGCGACGAAGACCCTGAGAGAAATCAAGCATTGGCAAGAACTACTACTACACAGCTCTTCTACCCAGAGGTCTGTTCCCAGCTTTGCTGTGCGGGTGTTTCTCTGGTGGAGACCCTCTCTTTTTTTATGTACACTACTCTGGCACCTACAGCCGATGCTGTtgtcccttctcccctccccactctGGGCTGTGCAGGGTGCAACGTGCGACGGGGCGCCTTTCCCAGCTACAGCCTGTTTCTGTTAAAGCTGCTCTTGTGTTCTCCAGACTGACAGGTGGAACCTCGCACCGAAGCCTGGCTTGCTACTGCAGAAGCATCGAAGCAACGTCTGCTTGGGAGATGAGCGTTCAGGCTCCCATTTCTTCAGCACTACGCAGCAGGCAGACTATCAG encodes:
- the LOC143170888 gene encoding ectoderm-neural cortex protein 1-like, whose translation is MSVSSHENRKSRSSSGSMNIHLFHKPGHADSLLTHLNLLRKRHLFTDVVLRAGNQAFHCHRAVLASCSRYFDAMFSGGLKESRDAEVNFHDSLHPEVLELLLDYAYSARVLINEENAESLLEAGDMLQFQDIRDASADFLEKNLYPGNCLNMLLLSDAHCCERLLELSWRMALANFTSLCKTEDFLRLPKDKLLELVESEELEVEDETLVYEAVIGWIRYDLPRRHEVLPELLRSVRLALLPESYLRKQVACEKLVTSHKLGEEIVADAVRCKMKILQNDGLVTGCCARPRKVSQALLLLGGQTFMCDKIYMLDHKTSEIIPRADIPSPRKECSACAIGCKVYITGGKGSENGASKDVWVYDTLHDEWAKAAPMLVARFGHGSAELDHCLYVVGGHTAVSGAFPASPSVSLKQVEHYDPQLDKWSLVAPLREGVSNAAVVGAKMKLFVFGGTSANQEKLPKVQCFDPCQNRWTVPASCPQPWRYTAAAVVGSHIIVIGGDTEFSASSAYRFHSDTYQWSKFGDVTAKRISCRAVTSGNRLYVVGGYCGAQRCKTLDCYDPSSDTWSSVTTVPYSLIPTAFVSTWKYLSA
- the PEX11G gene encoding peroxisomal membrane protein 11C isoform X3 translates to MAAGALSGLVAVLETYRGRDRVVRALCYGCQLAGGALAGPQVPPSGLPGSLLAVSAQLSACRTALRLFDDFAMLGYSCGYGLGPKDEDVLVRGLSVLCNLANQLYYPCEHVAWAADAGIVRVGSQKWWTLSTALWASSLLLGILRSLRILFQLRRKLRQHKCSTSPPPSRREVKARVKAEVLSILADLADLSNAIHWLPPGFLWAGRFPL
- the PEX11G gene encoding peroxisomal membrane protein 11C isoform X2, which encodes MAAGALSGLVAVLETYRGRDRVVRALCYGCQLAGGALAGPQVPPSGLPGSLLAVSAQLSACRTALRLFDDFAMLGYSCGYGLGPKDEDVLVRGLSVLCNLANQLYYPCEHVAWAADAGIVRVGSQKWWTLSTALWASSLLLGILRSLRILFQLRRKLRQHKCTSPPPSRREVKARVKAEVLSILADLADLSNAIHWLPPGFLWAGRFPLWLVGLLGTVSSLIGIYQASRGGNSEAV
- the PEX11G gene encoding peroxisomal membrane protein 11C isoform X1, which produces MAAGALSGLVAVLETYRGRDRVVRALCYGCQLAGGALAGPQVPPSGLPGSLLAVSAQLSACRTALRLFDDFAMLGYSCGYGLGPKDEDVLVRGLSVLCNLANQLYYPCEHVAWAADAGIVRVGSQKWWTLSTALWASSLLLGILRSLRILFQLRRKLRQHKCSTSPPPSRREVKARVKAEVLSILADLADLSNAIHWLPPGFLWAGRFPLWLVGLLGTVSSLIGIYQASRGGNSEAV
- the SAXO5 gene encoding stabilizer of axonemal microtubules 5: MAASAVPAIPAPLTGIPFLKASHVRLGAERWAPGSARRPFSHSQFPPFWGVCRPAPAPPPRSGRVLSPAGADGGETCSETRLAFPERPLQPVAPVVAPESRIRMHADPRIRVLASATRDSFPCPRTPLQRPPLPAAEKWKDNIPCGDREKIRLPPSVYSFSYPAREIQPTARPWHSHRGYVPTIKGDGQSYYNTSYQAQFKGEWSPPAKPSEKHVSPIKFGDPRSSGSVSEKKHAYSAPDKRTHRVYDKERAASQIHRTNLQLGDGCTRFSTSTSELFPVHSLEPVTTARPNKYASSIPRGDEDPERNQALARTTTTQLFYPETDRWNLAPKPGLLLQKHRSNVCLGDERSGSHFFSTTQQADYQPPRQSQRVTADSKSHRESHIPFNYHNESSVTTMQAMLVPHRQQKQRLSKDMLQQIKCSHLGLPWRAQDLFRTEQKDEFTPKSRGPAEIQKANSQVSCVPLGTLKGYCPQRKVLFAP